A single region of the Bacillus cereus genome encodes:
- a CDS encoding Cof-type HAD-IIB family hydrolase — MKLIALDMDGTLLSSNLEISKENLQAIQTAKEAGHIVMICSGRAKEDALKLLEEYKLSLPVGASNGAIVYVDGKVINSRCLQNDKVYKLAKLLESEGFPYKLYTNKGVYSPYTWQDQVMQAFEENKHTLDVTLEELERITEKQKKSNLITDFQKIEDVVNNPELEISKFFILTFNAAHRSQLLQTLQEDTDISVTASAPTNVEIMDKHGHKGNGLQEMAAYFNIPIEDTVAIGDNFNDVPMLQVAGLSVAMGNAEEDVKKLCDVVTLTNNEHGVAHAIEQFVLKQTSSSK, encoded by the coding sequence TTGAAATTAATCGCACTAGATATGGATGGTACACTACTATCATCTAATCTTGAAATCTCCAAAGAGAACTTACAAGCTATCCAAACCGCAAAAGAAGCTGGTCATATTGTAATGATTTGTTCTGGCCGCGCGAAAGAGGATGCTTTGAAATTATTGGAAGAATATAAATTATCTCTTCCAGTTGGAGCAAGCAATGGGGCAATCGTTTATGTGGATGGAAAAGTAATTAACTCGCGTTGTTTACAAAATGATAAAGTATACAAGCTTGCAAAGTTACTAGAATCTGAAGGTTTTCCATATAAGTTGTACACAAATAAAGGGGTTTACTCTCCTTATACATGGCAAGATCAGGTTATGCAGGCATTCGAAGAAAACAAGCATACACTAGATGTTACACTTGAAGAACTTGAAAGAATTACAGAAAAACAAAAGAAATCAAACCTAATTACTGATTTCCAAAAAATCGAAGATGTTGTAAATAATCCAGAATTAGAAATATCTAAATTCTTTATTTTGACATTTAATGCCGCCCATCGTTCGCAGCTATTACAAACTTTACAAGAAGATACGGATATTTCAGTTACCGCATCAGCTCCTACTAATGTAGAAATTATGGATAAGCATGGTCATAAAGGGAACGGCCTACAAGAAATGGCAGCTTATTTCAATATACCAATTGAAGATACTGTTGCAATCGGTGATAACTTTAATGATGTGCCAATGTTACAAGTAGCTGGCTTATCAGTTGCAATGGGAAATGCCGAAGAAGATGTAAAAAAACTATGTGACGTTGTAACATTAACAAACAATGAGCATGGTGTTGCTCATGCAATCGAGCAATTTGTATTGAAACAAACTTCATCTAGTAAATAA
- a CDS encoding DUF3948 family protein, with product MNNEQVLNVTKGDFLGSASGAVVLTALIVFLSSVLV from the coding sequence ATGAACAACGAGCAAGTATTAAACGTAACAAAAGGTGACTTCTTAGGATCAGCAAGCGGAGCGGTAGTATTAACAGCGTTAATCGTATTTCTTTCAAGCGTATTAGTATAA
- a CDS encoding DUF3948 family protein, producing MKIMNNEQVLNVTKGDFLGSASGAVVLTALIVFLSSVLV from the coding sequence ATGAAAATTATGAACAACGAGCAAGTATTAAACGTAACAAAAGGTGACTTCTTAGGATCAGCAAGCGGAGCGGTAGTATTAACAGCATTAATCGTATTTCTTTCAAGCGTATTAGTATAA